A region of Cellulophaga sp. RHA19 DNA encodes the following proteins:
- a CDS encoding type VI secretion system Vgr family protein has translation MTPENKQISINGKFISGYKHITIAQKINDHHSFEVGIDLEAGETTTAHTIDKSKDWLGKTILITTTGKDFTGIITNVSLNQNNGNHGQIILSGYSSTIVLEDSEVMQSWLNKSLADIIKVVTKNPKLTTEIAPENTATLDYESQYLETNFKFIQRIAKQHNEWLFYDGDTLFFGKPSQTDPITIEYGKDLTEMNIGIQAQARKAQAFSFNSQDVQQHNSQTPDSPTGLNELGQHAFNTSLELFSTGGNGYTIPRIKNKSEIDNYLKKKQQSAAANSNYISGKSTKKGLAVGSIIDIETAILSGVASYATKKHGKYIITEITHYAKEANYYTNSFVALPVDIKSLPEPKVTLPVAQTQMATVLSNQDPKNKGRVQVKMNWQSGEMKTAWIRVMTPDAGSSSNVATNRGFVFIPEEGDQVLLGFRYNDPNRPFVLGSLFNGQTGAGGKPTNTHKSIITRSGHTLEFNDKVNAESITITDKKGNHFIIDTANETITINALKDININAGENLNITAGKNITVNAGENIDENAGKNITTVAGTNISQIAGADFTKKSTNMSEDIDENMNVSAKLSQDIVGQLDLASTVENLNFNSAKEVKSNTKEQSNFQ, from the coding sequence GTATAGATTTAGAAGCCGGGGAAACCACTACCGCACACACCATAGACAAGTCTAAAGACTGGCTTGGTAAAACAATACTTATTACTACTACTGGCAAAGATTTTACAGGTATTATAACCAACGTATCTCTTAATCAAAACAACGGCAATCACGGGCAAATTATCCTATCTGGCTACTCCTCTACTATTGTTTTAGAAGATAGTGAGGTTATGCAATCTTGGTTAAACAAGTCCTTAGCAGACATTATAAAAGTGGTGACTAAAAACCCTAAATTAACTACAGAAATTGCACCAGAAAATACCGCTACACTAGACTATGAGTCGCAATACCTAGAAACCAACTTTAAGTTTATACAGCGTATTGCTAAACAACATAACGAGTGGTTGTTTTATGATGGAGACACCTTATTTTTTGGAAAACCATCACAAACAGACCCTATTACTATAGAATACGGTAAAGATTTAACCGAAATGAATATTGGCATACAAGCACAGGCTCGTAAAGCACAAGCTTTTTCGTTTAACTCACAAGACGTACAACAACACAACAGCCAAACTCCAGATAGTCCTACTGGTTTAAATGAATTAGGACAACACGCCTTTAACACTAGTTTAGAGCTCTTTTCTACTGGTGGTAATGGGTACACCATTCCTAGAATTAAAAACAAGTCTGAGATAGACAACTATTTAAAAAAGAAACAACAAAGTGCGGCGGCTAACTCTAACTACATATCTGGCAAGTCTACTAAAAAAGGATTAGCTGTAGGGAGTATTATAGACATAGAAACAGCTATACTTAGCGGTGTTGCTAGTTATGCCACTAAAAAGCACGGTAAATATATTATTACAGAAATTACACACTACGCTAAAGAAGCTAACTATTACACCAATAGTTTTGTGGCGTTACCTGTAGATATTAAAAGCCTACCTGAACCTAAAGTAACATTGCCAGTTGCGCAAACACAAATGGCAACGGTACTAAGCAACCAAGACCCTAAAAACAAAGGAAGAGTACAAGTAAAAATGAATTGGCAATCTGGTGAAATGAAAACGGCATGGATACGTGTTATGACGCCTGATGCAGGTAGCAGCAGTAACGTAGCTACCAACAGAGGTTTTGTGTTTATACCAGAAGAAGGTGACCAGGTTTTACTTGGTTTTAGATACAACGACCCTAACAGACCTTTTGTACTAGGTAGCCTTTTTAACGGGCAAACAGGAGCCGGAGGAAAACCTACAAACACCCATAAAAGCATTATAACACGTAGTGGGCACACACTAGAGTTTAATGACAAAGTAAACGCAGAAAGCATAACAATAACAGATAAAAAAGGCAATCATTTTATTATTGACACGGCTAATGAAACCATAACAATAAATGCCCTTAAAGACATTAATATTAATGCAGGTGAAAACTTAAATATTACTGCAGGAAAAAATATTACTGTTAATGCTGGTGAAAATATTGATGAAAATGCAGGGAAAAATATAACTACCGTAGCTGGTACTAATATTAGTCAGATTGCAGGGGCTGATTTCACTAAGAAAAGCACCAATATGAGTGAAGATATTGATGAAAATATGAATGTTTCCGCTAAGCTCTCCCAAGATATTGTTGGTCAATTAGATTTAGCTAGCACAGTTGAAAATCTAAATTTTAATAGCGCAAAAGAAGTTAAGAGCAATACTAAAGAACAATCTAACTTTCAATAG